One segment of Candidatus Neomarinimicrobiota bacterium DNA contains the following:
- a CDS encoding Rrf2 family transcriptional regulator, with amino-acid sequence MLKLTRKTEYALMALSHLVNAGGSGVTKVRKISQDYQIPFPVLAKVMQQLAREGYVTPVQGAQGGYRLNMDPGTVNLWQFLEMMEGPLGLVDCIVDDQCTQLDVCNIRTPMQAIDHTIKSVFHSLSLEQILRPAGLVHGSA; translated from the coding sequence ATGTTAAAGTTAACCAGAAAGACGGAATATGCGCTGATGGCGTTGAGCCATCTGGTGAATGCCGGCGGCTCCGGCGTGACCAAGGTGCGGAAGATTTCCCAGGACTACCAGATCCCCTTTCCCGTGCTGGCCAAGGTGATGCAGCAGTTGGCCCGTGAGGGCTATGTGACCCCGGTCCAGGGAGCGCAAGGGGGTTACCGGCTGAACATGGACCCTGGAACTGTCAATTTGTGGCAGTTCCTGGAGATGATGGAGGGTCCCCTGGGCCTGGTGGACTGTATCGTCGATGACCAGTGTACCCAGTTGGACGTTTGCAATATCCGCACCCCCATGCAGGCCATCGATCACACCATCAAGTCGGTGTTTCACAGCTTGTCCCTGGAGCAGATCCTGAGGCCGGCCGGGCTAGTGCACGGCTCGGCCTGA
- the sufB gene encoding Fe-S cluster assembly protein SufB, translated as MSTELRSIEKITSQDYKYGFVTDIEQETIPPGLSEDVVRLISAKKNEPEFMLNWRLKAYRHWSKLLAQEAQPKWANITHDPIDYQAIIFYAAPKQAKQAASLDEVDPKLLETYAKLGIPLEEQKRLSGVAVDAVFDSVSVATTFKEALAEAGVIFCPFSEAVREHPQLVKQYLGSVVPYSDNFYATLNSAVFSDGSFVYIPKGVRCPMELSTYFRINAANTGQFERTLIIADEGSYVSYLEGCTAPMRDEHQLHAAVVELIALDDAEIRYATVQNWYPGDENGKGGIYNFVTKRGAARGTNSKISWTQVETGSAITWKYPSCILQGDNSVGEFYSVALTNNYQQADTGTKMIHLGKNTRSTIISKGISAGHGQNTYRGLVQVMPQASGARNYSQCDSLLIGDQCGAHTFPYLDARNATAQLEHEASTSKIGEDQLFYARQRGLSTEDAVAMIVNGFCQEVFRKLPMEFAVEARALLNLSLEGSVG; from the coding sequence ATGAGCACAGAACTTCGATCCATTGAAAAAATCACCAGCCAGGACTACAAGTACGGCTTTGTCACCGACATCGAGCAGGAGACCATCCCGCCGGGCCTTAGCGAGGATGTGGTACGGCTGATATCGGCCAAGAAGAACGAGCCGGAATTCATGCTGAACTGGCGGCTGAAGGCCTACCGCCACTGGTCGAAGCTGCTTGCGCAGGAGGCCCAGCCCAAGTGGGCCAACATCACCCACGATCCCATCGACTATCAGGCCATCATCTTCTACGCGGCGCCTAAGCAGGCGAAACAGGCGGCCAGCCTGGACGAAGTGGACCCCAAACTGCTGGAGACCTACGCCAAACTGGGCATCCCACTAGAGGAGCAGAAACGCCTGTCCGGGGTGGCGGTGGATGCGGTCTTCGACAGTGTCTCGGTGGCCACCACCTTCAAGGAGGCGCTGGCCGAGGCGGGGGTGATCTTTTGTCCCTTCTCCGAGGCGGTGCGGGAACATCCGCAGCTGGTGAAGCAGTATCTGGGCTCGGTGGTGCCATACAGCGACAATTTCTATGCCACCCTCAACTCGGCGGTGTTCAGCGACGGCTCGTTCGTCTATATCCCCAAGGGGGTGCGTTGCCCCATGGAGCTGTCCACCTACTTCCGCATCAATGCGGCTAATACGGGGCAGTTTGAACGTACGCTGATTATTGCCGATGAGGGCAGCTATGTGAGCTATCTGGAAGGGTGCACCGCGCCCATGCGGGACGAGCACCAGCTGCATGCTGCTGTGGTGGAGCTGATAGCCCTGGATGATGCGGAAATCAGGTACGCCACGGTGCAGAACTGGTACCCGGGCGATGAGAACGGCAAGGGGGGGATCTACAACTTCGTCACCAAGCGGGGCGCCGCCCGAGGGACCAACTCCAAGATTTCCTGGACCCAGGTGGAAACCGGCTCGGCCATTACCTGGAAATACCCCAGCTGCATCCTTCAGGGGGACAACTCGGTGGGGGAGTTCTACTCGGTGGCGCTCACCAACAACTATCAGCAGGCCGATACCGGGACCAAGATGATCCACCTGGGGAAGAACACCCGCAGCACCATCATTTCGAAGGGCATATCCGCCGGCCACGGCCAGAATACTTATCGTGGGCTCGTGCAGGTGATGCCCCAGGCGAGCGGCGCGCGCAACTATTCACAGTGTGATTCGCTGCTCATCGGCGATCAGTGCGGTGCCCATACTTTCCCCTATCTCGACGCCCGCAATGCCACCGCGCAGCTGGAGCACGAGGCCTCTACCTCGAAGATCGGTGAGGACCAGCTCTTCTATGCCCGGCAGCGGGGGTTGTCCACCGAGGACGCTGTGGCGATGATCGTCAACGGCTTCTGCCAGGAGGTGTTTCGCAAGCTGCCCATGGAGTTCGCCGTGGAGGCGCGAGCGCTGCTGAATTTGAGCCTGGAAGGGAGCGTAGGGTGA